Proteins encoded by one window of Companilactobacillus ginsenosidimutans:
- a CDS encoding cation:proton antiporter, whose amino-acid sequence MAILISSGLIVIAIAIANILAKFVPGISNTYVNLAMGIVFGLIPLTDKLILGFNNEIFMFAIIAPLLFFEGQGTRNFVVRNQASRIIGMSVILAIITAILVGWSINLVFGMFFPFTLIMAAISTPTDATAFDSVVEGREIPDAVGNNLKMESLFNDATGIILLAAGLTWLQTGHLSFTANISSFLVSAVGGVIFGAVFAYLVMIFRQILVRSKVNVISSQTIIFLITPFVIYYLAEEIHVSGIIAVVCAGLVSNSEASRSRFSSSHQFHLGTQLMLFISEVLNSFVFVTLGITLVRIIRDNFQEITLSFSWLWIGIMIYLVSLIVRYLYAKFIMHDTATDAVTFSFGGIHGAVTLAMVFSVSRQIVGQKNFDLLILIETVVIILSMVVPTILFKFTLTATPDDTDILAQVADIRDEMVKRGIAQVNEMHLDKSVRKSVIYDLRDQNKKNDMFSFLHQWRAANKNRFDFDEKQRLDERRALMYAFDVERDYLHDVSLEHRFYSSYLYTLHSEVLLAESLVLDPINQQN is encoded by the coding sequence ATGGCAATACTAATATCAAGTGGACTGATTGTAATTGCCATTGCAATCGCAAATATATTGGCTAAATTCGTACCTGGTATTTCTAATACCTATGTTAATTTGGCGATGGGGATAGTTTTTGGATTAATTCCACTTACCGATAAATTAATACTTGGTTTCAATAACGAAATTTTTATGTTCGCCATTATTGCACCTTTATTATTCTTCGAAGGTCAAGGTACTCGGAACTTTGTGGTAAGAAATCAAGCTAGCAGAATCATTGGAATGTCAGTGATACTTGCAATAATCACAGCAATTTTAGTTGGCTGGTCAATCAACTTAGTGTTTGGAATGTTTTTCCCATTCACATTGATTATGGCAGCAATTAGTACACCGACTGATGCGACGGCTTTTGACTCAGTTGTTGAGGGTCGTGAGATTCCTGATGCGGTTGGAAATAACCTGAAGATGGAATCATTATTCAATGACGCAACCGGAATTATTTTGTTGGCTGCTGGATTAACGTGGCTCCAAACAGGACACTTATCATTCACTGCAAATATTTCAAGTTTCTTAGTTTCAGCTGTTGGTGGTGTAATCTTCGGTGCCGTGTTTGCCTATCTAGTAATGATCTTTAGACAAATATTAGTCCGTTCAAAAGTTAATGTTATTTCATCTCAAACAATAATTTTTCTCATAACTCCATTTGTAATTTACTATTTAGCCGAAGAGATTCACGTCTCCGGAATCATCGCTGTAGTCTGTGCAGGACTGGTCAGTAACTCCGAAGCCAGTCGAAGCAGATTTTCATCTTCACACCAATTTCACCTTGGAACACAATTGATGTTATTCATATCAGAAGTCCTCAATAGCTTCGTTTTCGTTACACTCGGAATCACATTAGTCCGTATAATTCGCGATAATTTCCAAGAAATAACCTTGTCATTTAGCTGGCTATGGATTGGAATCATGATCTACTTAGTATCGCTTATCGTAAGATATCTTTATGCAAAATTTATCATGCACGATACTGCAACGGATGCCGTCACCTTCTCATTTGGAGGTATCCATGGCGCCGTTACGTTAGCTATGGTATTCAGTGTTAGCAGACAAATCGTTGGTCAGAAAAATTTTGATTTATTGATATTAATTGAGACAGTCGTAATTATATTAAGCATGGTTGTGCCAACTATTTTGTTCAAATTTACTTTGACGGCTACCCCCGATGATACCGACATTTTGGCTCAAGTTGCAGATATTCGTGACGAGATGGTTAAACGTGGAATTGCTCAAGTAAATGAAATGCATCTCGATAAGAGTGTTCGCAAATCCGTCATTTATGATTTACGGGACCAAAACAAGAAAAATGATATGTTTTCATTTTTACATCAATGGCGTGCTGCCAATAAAAACCGCTTTGATTTTGACGAGAAACAACGGCTGGATGAAAGAAGAGCTTTGATGTATGCGTTCGATGTTGAACGAGACTATTTACATGATGTTTCACTAGAGCATCGTTTTTATAGCAGTTATTTATATACCTTACACAGCGAAGTACTCCTAGCAGAATCATTAGTGCTAGATCCAATTAATCAACAAAATTAA
- a CDS encoding PLP-dependent cysteine synthase family protein, with protein sequence MLVENIYQTIGNTPLLKLDIEAPNNAKIYAKLEMFNPGGSVKDRLGVNLIENGLKSGKIKNGTTIIEPTAGNTGIGVALAAQQYHLPVKLVVPEKFSQEKQILMKALGAEIIHTPSEDGIVGAIAKAKELAAETDNSYVPLQFENPANPEAYYKTLGPEIIKDLPNQKIDAFVAGSGSGGTFVGVTQALQDKYPDMKAITVEPEGSILNGGKEHSHRTEGIGVEFVPPFFKSITVDSVKTISDDDAFSYVRWLADNEGVFAGSSSGAALAAALQVAENLPENSTIVTIFPDSSERYLSKNIYGDEEK encoded by the coding sequence ATGTTAGTAGAGAATATATATCAGACAATCGGCAACACACCGCTGTTAAAACTTGATATCGAAGCACCTAACAACGCCAAGATCTATGCCAAACTCGAGATGTTTAATCCCGGTGGTTCGGTCAAGGATCGCCTAGGAGTGAACTTAATTGAAAATGGGTTGAAGAGCGGTAAAATTAAAAACGGCACTACGATAATTGAGCCGACGGCTGGTAATACTGGCATCGGAGTAGCGTTGGCAGCTCAACAATACCACCTGCCAGTCAAGCTAGTTGTACCAGAAAAATTTAGTCAGGAAAAACAGATATTGATGAAAGCTTTGGGTGCAGAAATTATTCATACACCGTCTGAAGATGGCATCGTCGGAGCAATCGCCAAGGCGAAGGAATTAGCTGCTGAAACAGATAATTCATACGTCCCACTTCAGTTTGAAAATCCAGCCAATCCAGAAGCTTACTACAAAACGTTAGGCCCAGAAATCATCAAAGATTTGCCCAATCAAAAAATTGATGCATTCGTAGCTGGCTCTGGTAGTGGTGGAACTTTTGTTGGTGTAACTCAAGCTTTGCAAGACAAATATCCTGATATGAAAGCAATCACAGTCGAACCAGAAGGATCAATTTTGAATGGTGGTAAGGAACATTCACATCGTACCGAGGGAATTGGAGTCGAATTCGTTCCGCCATTTTTCAAATCTATCACAGTTGATTCAGTGAAAACTATTAGCGATGATGACGCATTTTCATACGTTAGATGGTTGGCTGATAATGAAGGCGTATTCGCTGGTAGTTCTAGTGGTGCAGCTCTTGCGGCAGCATTACAAGTTGCTGAAAATTTACCTGAAAATTCAACTATCGTTACAATTTTCCCAGATTCAAGTGAGCGTTACTTGAGCAAAAACATTTACGGAGACGAGGAGAAATAA
- a CDS encoding trans-sulfuration enzyme family protein, whose translation MKFNTKLIHGGISEDKATGAVSIPVYRSSTFHQHVLGGEPKWEYARTGNPTRAALEALVADIEDGTAAFAFASGSAAIHTTFSLFSAGDHIVIGNDVYGGTFRLVNKVLKRFGLEFTVVDTRDLDAVEKAIQDNTVAIYLETPTNPLLHVSDIHAIAEIAKKHDLKTIVDNTFATPYNQNPLDLGANIVVHSATKYLGGHSDVVAGLAVTNDPKIAEDLAFLQNSIGSTLGPDDSWLLMRGIKTLGVRMRVHQENTQIIYDYLKNNDKVANVYYPGDPESEGYEIAKKQMHGFGAMISFELNEGLDAKKFVESLNLIDLAESLGGIESLIEVPAVMTHAAIPREIRLKNGIKDELIRLSVGVEDDTDLIADLEQAFSKI comes from the coding sequence ATGAAATTTAATACTAAACTTATTCACGGTGGCATTAGCGAAGACAAGGCAACAGGAGCAGTTTCAATTCCAGTTTATCGTTCATCAACTTTCCACCAACACGTACTAGGTGGCGAACCAAAATGGGAGTACGCACGTACTGGTAACCCAACTCGTGCTGCACTAGAAGCCTTAGTAGCAGACATTGAAGACGGAACTGCAGCATTCGCATTTGCTTCCGGATCAGCCGCAATTCACACTACTTTTTCACTATTTTCAGCAGGTGACCACATTGTCATTGGAAATGATGTCTATGGTGGAACTTTCCGTTTGGTAAACAAAGTCTTGAAACGCTTTGGTCTTGAATTCACAGTTGTTGATACACGTGATCTTGATGCAGTTGAAAAAGCTATCCAAGATAATACAGTCGCAATTTATTTGGAAACACCAACTAATCCTTTACTTCATGTGTCAGATATTCACGCGATTGCTGAAATTGCTAAAAAGCATGATTTGAAAACAATTGTCGACAATACATTTGCCACACCTTATAACCAAAATCCATTAGATTTAGGTGCTAATATTGTAGTTCACTCAGCCACTAAATATTTAGGTGGCCATTCAGATGTCGTTGCTGGATTGGCAGTTACTAACGATCCTAAAATTGCTGAAGATTTAGCCTTTTTGCAAAATTCGATTGGTTCAACACTTGGACCTGATGATAGTTGGTTACTCATGCGAGGTATTAAGACACTCGGCGTAAGAATGAGAGTTCACCAAGAAAATACTCAAATAATCTATGACTACTTGAAGAACAACGATAAAGTCGCCAACGTGTACTATCCTGGAGATCCTGAAAGCGAAGGATATGAAATTGCCAAGAAACAAATGCATGGTTTCGGTGCGATGATTTCATTTGAATTAAACGAAGGCTTAGATGCTAAAAAGTTTGTTGAAAGTTTAAACTTGATTGATTTAGCCGAAAGTTTGGGTGGAATTGAAAGCTTAATTGAAGTACCAGCTGTTATGACACATGCCGCAATTCCTCGTGAGATTAGATTAAAAAATGGTATCAAAGATGAATTAATTAGACTCTCTGTCGGAGTTGAAGATGACACTGATTTGATAGCTGATTTGGAGCAAGCGTTTTCTAAAATTTAA
- the ribD gene encoding bifunctional diaminohydroxyphosphoribosylaminopyrimidine deaminase/5-amino-6-(5-phosphoribosylamino)uracil reductase RibD codes for MEEKEFMNIAFQEAKKGKSTWTNPQVGAVIVKDGKILAQGHHEKFGGPHAEVNTLNKLEYISDAKGADMYVTLEPCSHFGKTPPCVQRVTEVGIKRVFIGMQDPNPIVSGNGIKYLKDHNIEVEVCNDTGDINEAYIFYYQNKRPLITVKYAMSVDGKINKTGHHRTIITGEEAYEDAQKLRSENQAILIGEHTVIIDNPQLTVRNREMDFPPIRVVVVRDVNTVEFGYKIFQNDGIKTLIFSQTKSRRRLPENVEVAVRDDWTPDKIVEELAQRNIESLLVEGGSKLQAEFVHAGLVDKVVTYIAPKLFGGASLPAVQGDYRSSEIDFEETEITKLGSDLKIELRRSK; via the coding sequence TTGGAAGAAAAAGAATTTATGAATATCGCTTTTCAAGAAGCGAAAAAAGGGAAGTCAACTTGGACTAATCCGCAAGTAGGAGCGGTCATAGTTAAAGACGGGAAAATCCTAGCTCAAGGTCATCATGAAAAATTTGGTGGTCCGCATGCTGAAGTTAATACGTTAAATAAGTTGGAGTATATTTCCGATGCAAAAGGTGCCGACATGTATGTGACTCTGGAACCTTGTTCACATTTTGGTAAAACACCACCTTGTGTGCAGCGAGTAACTGAAGTTGGAATTAAACGTGTGTTCATTGGCATGCAAGATCCTAACCCGATTGTCAGTGGCAATGGAATTAAGTATCTCAAAGACCACAATATTGAGGTTGAAGTTTGCAATGACACCGGAGACATAAACGAAGCATATATTTTTTATTATCAAAATAAGCGACCATTGATTACGGTCAAATATGCAATGTCTGTTGATGGAAAAATTAACAAGACAGGACATCATCGAACAATTATTACTGGTGAAGAGGCTTATGAGGATGCCCAAAAATTGCGTTCAGAAAACCAGGCAATTTTGATTGGCGAGCACACAGTAATTATTGATAATCCTCAGCTTACAGTTAGAAATAGAGAAATGGATTTCCCCCCGATTCGGGTGGTTGTAGTTCGTGACGTCAATACTGTGGAATTCGGATATAAAATTTTTCAAAATGATGGGATTAAGACGTTGATATTCAGTCAAACAAAGTCAAGACGTCGACTACCAGAAAATGTTGAGGTCGCAGTTCGAGACGACTGGACTCCTGACAAGATTGTTGAAGAATTAGCTCAACGAAATATCGAATCACTCCTAGTTGAAGGTGGCAGCAAGCTCCAAGCAGAGTTTGTTCATGCGGGTTTAGTCGACAAGGTTGTCACGTATATCGCTCCAAAATTGTTTGGTGGAGCAAGTTTGCCAGCTGTTCAAGGAGATTATCGATCGTCTGAAATTGATTTTGAAGAAACCGAAATCACCAAATTGGGTTCAGATTTGAAAATCGAATTGAGGAGGTCGAAGTGA
- a CDS encoding riboflavin synthase — protein sequence MFTGIIKDVGTVSAIEKHGETFKLAIKLNQLKNAEISLGDSIAVNGTCLTVTDLLDSGFAVEAMPETFRRTNLGQLEIGNHVNIEPALGASDKLDGHFVLGHVDTTAELVNKTDDQNSTVLSFRVSPEYRKYIVEKGSVAIDGVSLTVSGVEKDIFQVSLIPYTLSHTILGELNVEDSINLETDILGKYILDSKVEAYQND from the coding sequence ATGTTTACTGGAATAATTAAGGATGTGGGAACAGTTTCAGCTATTGAAAAACATGGTGAAACCTTTAAGTTAGCTATCAAATTAAATCAGTTGAAGAATGCTGAAATTTCACTCGGTGACAGTATTGCTGTCAATGGAACTTGTCTGACGGTCACTGATTTGTTAGACAGTGGCTTTGCAGTTGAAGCAATGCCGGAAACTTTCCGAAGGACAAATTTGGGACAGTTAGAAATTGGCAATCACGTAAATATTGAACCGGCTCTTGGCGCTAGCGACAAGTTAGATGGCCACTTTGTATTGGGCCACGTGGATACAACCGCTGAATTGGTCAACAAAACTGATGATCAGAATTCAACTGTTCTGAGTTTCAGAGTCTCACCTGAGTATCGTAAATATATCGTCGAAAAAGGTTCAGTAGCCATCGATGGAGTTAGCTTAACGGTTTCGGGTGTTGAGAAAGATATTTTCCAAGTTTCACTCATTCCATACACACTGTCACATACCATACTCGGTGAATTAAACGTTGAAGACTCAATTAATTTGGAAACAGATATTTTAGGCAAATATATTTTAGATTCGAAAGTGGAGGCTTACCAAAATGACTAG
- a CDS encoding bifunctional 3,4-dihydroxy-2-butanone-4-phosphate synthase/GTP cyclohydrolase II: MTSTEIIEKVENALTELKKGNLIIVADSPDRESEGDMIGLADFATGENVNTMIKHARGLLCVPMSPEYAQRLKLKPMVPDGEDAYGTAFTISTDAKTTTTGISAFDRAKTINALADPSSSYDDFYHPGHIFPLVAAGNGIFERTGHTEAAVDLAKLAGGSPVAYICECVKESGTMARLKDLRVIAEKNNLELITIEDIIEYRRMKDTSYIEEIADVNLPSKYGDFKMKAFKVNETDEPTLLIYNGEINGADPLLFRMHSECLTGDILGSKRCDCGQQLETALRAIEKNGSGAVLYLRQEGRGIGLANKLKAYELQEQGYDTVEANIKLGFKPDEREYGLAASILKMENIDHVQLMTNNPDKIEKLEQLGIKVDRRIPIETKPIKENIRYLETKKIKFHHLLSEVN; encoded by the coding sequence ATGACTAGCACAGAAATTATTGAAAAAGTTGAAAATGCTCTAACTGAATTAAAGAAAGGTAATTTGATTATTGTTGCTGATTCACCTGATCGTGAATCTGAAGGTGACATGATTGGCTTGGCTGACTTTGCTACTGGCGAAAATGTTAACACAATGATTAAGCATGCTCGTGGACTTTTATGTGTGCCAATGTCACCTGAATATGCACAACGCTTGAAGTTGAAACCAATGGTCCCTGACGGAGAGGATGCCTATGGAACGGCCTTTACGATTAGTACTGACGCCAAAACGACTACTACTGGAATATCAGCTTTCGACCGAGCAAAGACCATCAACGCACTCGCCGATCCAAGCAGCAGTTATGATGACTTCTATCATCCTGGGCATATCTTCCCACTAGTTGCTGCCGGAAATGGAATATTCGAAAGAACAGGTCACACTGAAGCTGCCGTTGATTTAGCCAAACTTGCTGGCGGCTCACCGGTTGCCTATATTTGCGAATGCGTTAAGGAAAGCGGAACGATGGCTCGGCTCAAGGATCTTCGTGTGATTGCTGAGAAAAATAATCTTGAGCTCATCACGATCGAGGACATTATCGAATATCGTCGAATGAAGGATACAAGTTACATTGAAGAAATCGCTGATGTAAATTTGCCATCAAAGTACGGCGATTTCAAGATGAAAGCTTTCAAAGTTAATGAAACTGACGAGCCAACTTTGCTGATTTATAATGGTGAAATCAACGGTGCCGACCCACTATTATTCAGAATGCATTCCGAGTGCTTGACAGGTGATATTCTTGGCTCAAAACGGTGTGACTGCGGTCAACAACTAGAAACTGCACTGCGTGCGATTGAGAAAAATGGTTCTGGAGCAGTCTTATATTTGCGTCAAGAAGGACGTGGAATTGGGCTTGCCAATAAACTTAAAGCTTATGAGCTTCAAGAACAAGGCTACGACACAGTTGAAGCCAACATAAAATTAGGTTTTAAACCAGACGAACGTGAGTATGGTCTAGCCGCCTCGATTCTTAAAATGGAAAATATCGATCATGTTCAGTTGATGACTAATAATCCGGATAAAATCGAAAAGTTGGAACAACTAGGAATCAAAGTTGACCGCCGTATTCCTATTGAAACGAAGCCTATCAAGGAAAATATTAGATATTTGGAAACTAAGAAAATCAAATTTCATCATTTATTAAGCGAGGTAAATTAA
- the ribH gene encoding 6,7-dimethyl-8-ribityllumazine synthase, protein MAEIRGKIDGKGLKIGIVVAQFNEIVTSKLLCGAVNELEKYNVAADDITTLWVPGAVEIPRIVKKLSDSGEVDGIITLGAVVRGETAHFDYVCAESANGIAEVSLHGDVPVMYGVLTTNTMDQAMNRAGGKAGNKGADCASGVLEMINLEKSI, encoded by the coding sequence ATGGCAGAAATCCGTGGAAAAATTGACGGCAAAGGTTTAAAAATTGGAATCGTCGTTGCTCAATTCAATGAAATTGTTACTAGCAAATTATTATGTGGAGCTGTCAATGAGCTGGAGAAGTACAACGTTGCAGCAGACGATATCACGACATTGTGGGTACCAGGTGCAGTTGAAATTCCGAGAATAGTCAAAAAGCTCTCTGACAGTGGAGAAGTAGACGGAATTATTACCCTTGGGGCAGTCGTTCGTGGTGAAACGGCCCATTTCGATTATGTTTGTGCAGAATCAGCCAATGGGATTGCTGAAGTTTCATTGCATGGAGATGTACCCGTAATGTACGGAGTATTAACAACCAATACAATGGATCAAGCAATGAATCGTGCCGGAGGCAAAGCGGGTAACAAAGGTGCTGATTGTGCCTCTGGAGTGCTTGAAATGATTAACTTGGAGAAGAGTATTTAA
- a CDS encoding O-acetylhomoserine aminocarboxypropyltransferase/cysteine synthase family protein — translation MTENKFDTKRIHAGYDPAKHNYASSIPIYQNVAFALGDARRGEAVAAGTLPDTYSYSRVANPTVEVFEKRIAAISNAVGAVAVGSGMAAITYTILNTLEGGGRLIAPKDIYGASLDEFETFLPKYNIHTDFVDDINDVDELKRTIKPDTKAIFAESVANPSTAISDVEAIAEVAHEAGIPLIIDNTFCTPYLFNPIDFGADIVVYSSTKGINGHGNVVSGLVVDGGHFDWSNGKFPQFEENEFTIKSEQFPENYSFANVFGVEAFIQRIRLKYLRLFGAVLDPFAAYLELIGLETISERLDKEVSTGLKIAKFLKQNPHVKNVYYSGLPDSAQYNLAEKYFPKGIGSTFSFDLDGDLDNVRKLLDSVKVFLYLPNVGDSRSLIVNPVQVTHREVQEDKRAANHLTNQLLRLSIGLEDSDDLIADLDQAINHAFE, via the coding sequence ATGACTGAAAATAAATTTGATACAAAACGTATTCACGCTGGTTATGATCCAGCAAAACACAACTATGCTAGTTCAATTCCTATATATCAAAATGTCGCATTTGCTTTGGGGGATGCACGTCGTGGTGAGGCTGTCGCTGCAGGAACTTTACCAGATACTTATAGTTATTCGAGAGTTGCTAATCCAACCGTTGAGGTTTTTGAAAAAAGAATTGCGGCAATAAGTAATGCGGTTGGTGCGGTAGCTGTAGGCTCCGGTATGGCGGCAATTACATACACTATCTTGAACACTCTCGAAGGTGGCGGTCGACTAATTGCACCTAAGGACATTTATGGAGCATCACTCGATGAATTCGAAACGTTCTTGCCTAAATATAATATACATACCGATTTTGTTGATGATATCAATGACGTCGACGAGTTGAAACGAACTATCAAACCAGATACTAAAGCAATTTTTGCTGAAAGTGTCGCTAATCCGTCAACGGCAATTTCTGATGTTGAGGCAATCGCTGAAGTTGCCCATGAAGCTGGGATTCCGCTAATAATCGACAATACATTTTGTACGCCATATCTGTTTAATCCCATCGATTTTGGTGCCGACATAGTAGTTTATTCGTCCACAAAGGGCATTAATGGTCATGGGAATGTTGTCTCAGGTTTAGTTGTTGATGGTGGGCATTTTGATTGGTCAAACGGTAAGTTTCCTCAGTTTGAAGAAAATGAATTCACTATCAAGAGTGAGCAATTTCCGGAAAACTACAGTTTTGCGAACGTCTTTGGTGTGGAAGCATTTATTCAAAGAATTCGTCTGAAATATTTACGATTATTTGGTGCGGTACTCGATCCATTCGCTGCATATTTAGAACTGATAGGTCTCGAAACTATTTCTGAAAGACTAGATAAAGAAGTCAGCACGGGTCTTAAAATAGCTAAGTTTCTGAAGCAGAATCCACATGTTAAAAATGTTTATTACTCTGGATTGCCGGATTCTGCTCAATATAATTTAGCTGAGAAATATTTTCCAAAAGGAATTGGTTCGACCTTCTCATTCGATTTGGATGGTGACTTGGATAACGTTAGGAAGTTGTTGGATTCGGTTAAAGTGTTCCTTTACCTGCCTAATGTTGGGGACAGTCGATCATTGATTGTTAATCCAGTGCAGGTCACACATCGTGAAGTTCAAGAAGATAAGCGTGCAGCCAACCATTTAACTAATCAATTACTGCGTCTTTCAATTGGATTGGAAGATTCAGATGATTTAATTGCTGACTTGGATCAAGCCATTAATCATGCGTTTGAATAG
- a CDS encoding Rrf2 family transcriptional regulator, with translation MKYSHKLSDAVHILSYIDIFSNGEDLSSKAIAGSLESNPSLVRRLMSALSKAGLLDTQSGTVAPKLARPASEISLLDIYKAIDDDHNLLHIDEKTNIDCPVGRNIQDTLDSAYAQVQTAAENSMRDISLQSLIKDILVRESERN, from the coding sequence TTGAAATACTCTCATAAATTAAGTGATGCCGTTCATATTTTGTCGTACATAGACATTTTTTCTAACGGTGAAGACTTGTCTAGCAAAGCTATCGCTGGAAGTCTTGAGTCAAATCCTAGCTTAGTCAGACGACTAATGTCTGCTCTTTCAAAGGCAGGATTGCTTGACACACAGTCTGGTACGGTTGCACCAAAATTAGCTCGTCCTGCAAGTGAAATTTCATTATTAGATATCTACAAAGCAATCGATGATGACCACAATTTACTTCATATTGACGAAAAAACTAATATCGATTGTCCGGTTGGTAGAAACATTCAGGACACCTTAGACAGCGCTTATGCACAAGTTCAAACTGCTGCAGAAAATAGTATGCGTGATATTTCATTGCAAAGTCTGATTAAAGATATTTTGGTTCGTGAATCCGAACGTAATTGA